The proteins below come from a single Holdemania massiliensis genomic window:
- a CDS encoding proline--tRNA ligase has translation MRLSQSFFATLRENVKDEDSVSGNLLVRAGMIKKSSAGVYMYLPLGYKVLKKIENIVREEMERAGSQELLMPALIPEEVYVASGRRDNFGSSMFSLKDRFNKSYVLGPTHEELFAVAAGMKIRSYKDMPFNLYQFQTKFRDEARPRYGLIRVREFIMKDAYSFDKDEAGMDVAYQKMFDGYKRAFDRMHMDYKIVRADTGVMGGLLSEEFQAVTEIGEDVLVLCDQCSFASNLEVASCKDEGLDSDEAHLPKELVETPNARTIEEVTEFLQQDAQRFVKTLIYNIDGKPVAVMVRGDREVNETKVLKLVGGLEIALAEPEMVMQATEAKVGFAGPIGLHCPLVMDVEVSHMANFITGANKTGYHYIHVNQEDFKADYTADVRQIMEGDTCPVCGGKIVFKKGIEIGNTFKLGTKYAQAMNLEYLDQENKLNPVWMGSYGIGIGRCMAALAEQHSDEHGLCWPINIAPYPVAIVIISKKDEQQVAAAEQLYAQLQAAGVEVMLDDRDERPGVKFKDMDLIGTPIRLTVGKKIGEGLVEMKLRTAEKASDVKVDEVVSQVLDLIHCSQTR, from the coding sequence ATGAGATTAAGTCAAAGTTTCTTTGCGACTCTGCGGGAGAACGTAAAGGATGAAGATTCCGTCAGCGGTAATCTGCTGGTTCGTGCGGGCATGATCAAAAAAAGCTCGGCAGGAGTCTATATGTACCTTCCCCTTGGGTATAAAGTACTGAAGAAAATTGAAAACATCGTTCGGGAAGAAATGGAACGGGCAGGAAGTCAGGAGCTCTTGATGCCGGCGCTGATTCCGGAAGAAGTGTATGTCGCCTCCGGGCGGCGGGACAACTTTGGATCCAGCATGTTTTCGCTCAAGGACCGCTTCAACAAAAGCTATGTTCTCGGCCCAACCCATGAAGAACTGTTTGCGGTGGCCGCAGGCATGAAAATTCGTTCGTATAAAGACATGCCGTTCAATTTATATCAGTTTCAGACCAAGTTCCGCGATGAAGCCCGTCCGCGCTACGGTTTGATCCGGGTGCGTGAATTCATCATGAAGGATGCTTATTCCTTTGATAAGGATGAAGCGGGAATGGACGTCGCGTATCAGAAAATGTTTGACGGGTACAAACGGGCGTTTGACCGGATGCACATGGATTACAAAATTGTCCGCGCGGATACCGGCGTTATGGGCGGCTTATTGTCCGAGGAATTTCAGGCGGTAACGGAAATCGGTGAAGATGTTCTGGTGCTGTGTGATCAATGCAGCTTTGCCTCCAATTTGGAAGTGGCTTCCTGCAAAGACGAGGGTCTTGACAGTGATGAAGCGCACTTGCCGAAAGAATTAGTGGAAACGCCGAACGCCCGGACGATTGAAGAAGTGACGGAATTTCTGCAGCAGGATGCCCAGCGGTTCGTCAAGACCTTGATTTACAATATTGACGGCAAACCAGTGGCGGTCATGGTCCGCGGGGATCGGGAAGTCAATGAAACCAAGGTATTGAAATTGGTCGGCGGTTTGGAAATCGCTCTGGCTGAGCCGGAAATGGTCATGCAGGCAACGGAAGCCAAGGTAGGATTTGCCGGCCCGATCGGTCTGCATTGTCCGTTAGTGATGGATGTTGAGGTTTCACACATGGCTAACTTCATCACCGGTGCCAACAAGACGGGTTATCACTATATCCATGTGAATCAGGAAGACTTCAAAGCGGATTATACCGCGGATGTCCGGCAGATCATGGAAGGCGATACCTGCCCGGTTTGCGGCGGCAAGATCGTATTTAAAAAAGGCATTGAGATCGGCAATACTTTCAAGTTGGGAACGAAATATGCTCAGGCGATGAATTTGGAATATCTGGATCAGGAAAACAAGCTGAATCCGGTCTGGATGGGATCGTATGGCATCGGCATCGGCCGCTGTATGGCAGCGCTGGCGGAACAGCACAGTGATGAACACGGCTTATGCTGGCCGATCAACATTGCCCCATATCCAGTAGCGATTGTCATCATCTCCAAAAAGGATGAACAGCAGGTGGCCGCGGCTGAACAATTGTACGCCCAGCTGCAGGCGGCCGGAGTTGAGGTCATGCTCGATGATCGTGACGAACGTCCAGGCGTCAAGTTTAAGGACATGGATCTGATCGGAACCCCGATCCGGCTGACTGTCGGCAAGAAAATCGGTGAAGGCCTCGTCGAGATGAAGCTGCGCACAGCAGAAAAAGCAAGTGATGTCAAAGTCGACGAAGTTGTCAGCCAGGTTCTCGACCTGATCCATTGCAGTCAAACCCGATAA
- a CDS encoding cyclic-phosphate processing receiver domain-containing protein produces the protein MAKQRCLYLDDLRLPQYASSLKNCTFTIAKTVSQAQQFFSENTYDLVSLDYDLGTPQTGYDFCLWLVQQPQAVDLKQIVLHTDNHYGRANMLSLLTWKLPSVPIVIEPHTIQIKKSDS, from the coding sequence ATGGCAAAACAACGATGTCTGTATTTGGATGATCTGCGTCTGCCGCAGTATGCCTCTTCACTGAAAAACTGCACGTTCACCATCGCGAAAACCGTATCGCAGGCCCAGCAGTTCTTTTCGGAAAACACTTATGATCTTGTGTCCTTGGATTATGACCTTGGCACACCGCAAACCGGCTATGACTTTTGTCTGTGGCTTGTTCAACAACCTCAGGCTGTTGATCTGAAGCAGATCGTTCTGCATACGGATAATCACTATGGAAGAGCCAATATGCTCAGCCTGTTAACCTGGAAGCTGCCGTCTGTGCCGATTGTGATTGAACCCCATACAATTCAAATAAAAAAGAGTGATTCCTGA
- a CDS encoding TIGR04076 family protein, which produces MSSRAEIIITLIDRKGPMGCHRGHRIGDCYDFDNERGQLCPMAMHVAFPYVDILRYGGQIPGNPENRAVFCCPDVETINVYRIEKITSCYCERLELRPLTVKDAQDVLNIAGKDEVAKFMRFDTLKSYQEAVDLILQLTSGINQAWLVRSKQTLQVVGVLALKQSNCESVRDVTLFLDEPFWHCGYGRELLSWAKVYVHDQLHVSTLQAYVAMENKACQKLLDSLHFQIEKRFDHKDQSVLVYRGS; this is translated from the coding sequence ATGAGCTCGCGGGCCGAGATTATCATCACGCTGATCGACCGCAAAGGCCCAATGGGGTGTCATCGAGGACATCGGATTGGGGACTGCTACGATTTTGATAATGAACGGGGACAGCTGTGCCCGATGGCGATGCATGTCGCCTTTCCGTATGTCGATATCCTGCGTTATGGAGGACAGATCCCCGGAAATCCAGAAAATCGTGCCGTGTTCTGCTGTCCGGATGTGGAGACGATCAACGTCTATCGCATTGAAAAAATCACAAGCTGTTACTGTGAAAGACTGGAATTGAGACCGCTGACCGTCAAAGATGCGCAAGATGTGCTGAACATCGCGGGCAAGGACGAGGTTGCAAAGTTTATGCGGTTTGATACGCTGAAGTCCTATCAAGAAGCGGTCGATCTGATCTTACAGCTGACTTCAGGAATCAACCAGGCCTGGCTTGTGAGATCAAAGCAAACCTTGCAGGTCGTTGGGGTTCTGGCTTTAAAGCAAAGCAACTGTGAGTCTGTGCGGGATGTGACGCTGTTTTTAGATGAGCCGTTCTGGCATTGCGGTTATGGCCGGGAATTGTTAAGCTGGGCCAAGGTGTATGTGCACGATCAGCTGCATGTTTCAACTTTGCAGGCATATGTGGCAATGGAAAATAAGGCATGCCAGAAGTTATTGGACAGCCTGCATTTTCAAATCGAAAAACGCTTCGATCACAAAGATCAAAGCGTTCTGGTTTATCGCGGATCGTAA
- a CDS encoding PfkB family carbohydrate kinase has product MEKEILLVNDLCGVGKVALPVMIPLLSAQGHIVHNLPTALVSNTLDYGIFDIHDTTDFMAKTLDAWQALGFHFDCICTGFLVSEKQVDLIKRLFASQMEAIKIVDPILGDEGHLYPGVDPAAVELRRQLASCADFIVPNLTEAALLCGHPDWGLEVTQAQKEQLLDELLKLGCGAAVMTSVVLKEDGGHYVCGRDHQGASFDLPFELIDVRIPGTGDVFSAVLAGELLHQKTLEQACQKAMHEVEQLIQANQNNADLFRGLRVEAAIAESQAAKA; this is encoded by the coding sequence ATGGAAAAAGAAATCTTACTAGTCAATGATTTATGCGGTGTAGGCAAGGTGGCTTTGCCTGTGATGATTCCGTTGTTGTCAGCACAGGGACATATCGTACATAATCTGCCGACAGCCCTGGTCTCCAATACGCTGGATTACGGTATTTTTGATATTCACGATACGACCGACTTCATGGCAAAGACACTGGATGCTTGGCAGGCTCTTGGCTTTCACTTTGACTGCATCTGCACAGGCTTTTTGGTTTCTGAAAAGCAGGTGGATCTAATCAAGCGGTTGTTTGCCAGCCAGATGGAAGCGATAAAAATTGTCGATCCGATTTTAGGCGATGAAGGGCATCTGTATCCCGGTGTCGACCCGGCGGCCGTTGAACTCCGCCGACAGCTTGCCTCTTGTGCGGACTTCATCGTACCCAATCTGACCGAAGCGGCTCTGTTGTGCGGACATCCGGATTGGGGTTTGGAAGTAACGCAGGCGCAAAAGGAACAGCTGCTGGATGAACTCTTGAAACTGGGGTGCGGTGCTGCCGTGATGACCAGCGTTGTTTTGAAGGAAGACGGCGGACATTATGTCTGCGGCCGGGATCATCAGGGGGCCAGCTTTGATCTGCCGTTTGAGCTGATTGATGTGCGGATCCCCGGCACCGGAGATGTGTTCTCAGCGGTGCTGGCTGGGGAGCTCTTGCATCAGAAAACATTGGAACAGGCCTGTCAGAAAGCGATGCATGAGGTCGAGCAACTGATTCAGGCAAATCAAAATAACGCAGATCTGTTTCGCGGTCTGCGGGTGGAAGCGGCAATTGCTGAAAGTCAGGCGGCCAAGGCATGA
- a CDS encoding NUDIX hydrolase, with product MDLTFRTDLGRFNIRVCAVMIHQESLLIMRDEAMPYAYLPGGRIQFQETAEAALQRELKEELKIEAEILRPLWLCQSFFMESSSQEKFHELCLYFLVDPNNSEQLIQDQSFSVEEGKRTHTFEWIPFSQIQEINLFPRFIQKALPDLPSQLTLITENELTPGEFQDRIE from the coding sequence ATGGATCTGACATTTAGAACTGACTTAGGCCGCTTCAATATCCGGGTGTGCGCAGTGATGATTCATCAAGAATCACTATTGATTATGCGTGATGAGGCAATGCCGTATGCCTATCTGCCAGGCGGGCGGATTCAATTTCAAGAAACGGCGGAAGCCGCGCTGCAGCGGGAGCTGAAAGAGGAATTGAAAATAGAAGCTGAGATTCTCCGGCCACTGTGGCTTTGTCAAAGCTTTTTCATGGAATCATCCAGCCAGGAAAAATTCCATGAACTCTGCCTGTATTTTCTAGTGGATCCGAACAATTCAGAACAGTTGATCCAAGATCAGTCCTTTTCAGTTGAAGAAGGAAAACGGACGCATACTTTTGAGTGGATTCCTTTTTCCCAGATTCAGGAAATCAATTTGTTCCCGCGGTTTATTCAAAAGGCACTGCCGGATTTGCCGTCTCAGCTGACGCTGATCACAGAAAATGAATTGACCCCAGGCGAATTCCAAGATAGGATAGAATAA
- a CDS encoding alkaline phosphatase family protein, producing the protein MNKKTLVISIDALISDDIPFMETLPNLGPIVKGAAQVRDIECIYPTLTYPCHVSIMTGCYPDKHQIVHNEHLQVNVPKPQWNWWYSDIQVKTMLDYAKAAGLSTATVTWPVMAGAPADYNIAEIWAPTIHDDPTEICTQANSPAVKEIFERNKHRLKWMLTPEFDNYAEHCGAQIIEMFQPDLMFIHFSYVDHQRHQNGVKAEKVNKALRFVDTKIGTLITALKSQNLLDKTNIVILGDHGQINVSHLFNLNKLFYDRGLIDVDDQGKITGWRLYAQSCAFSAHIHVGPGMDLQTAASILAEIQQQYPQEIEKIWTAEEALAQWHMQGNFQFVIEAATTVSFGKNLKGELIESVDNSDYKFSVATHGHLPTKGDKPPFILSGPDIKMGTQISGAKLVDEAPTIMKIYGITMENIDGCPLDVVR; encoded by the coding sequence ATGAATAAAAAGACACTGGTAATTTCAATTGACGCCTTGATCAGCGACGATATTCCATTCATGGAAACGCTGCCGAATCTGGGACCGATTGTTAAAGGCGCCGCGCAGGTTCGTGATATCGAATGCATCTATCCGACGCTGACCTATCCCTGCCATGTTTCAATCATGACTGGCTGTTATCCGGACAAGCATCAGATCGTGCATAACGAGCATCTGCAGGTGAATGTTCCAAAACCGCAGTGGAATTGGTGGTACAGCGATATTCAGGTCAAGACGATGCTGGACTATGCCAAAGCTGCGGGCTTAAGCACGGCCACTGTAACCTGGCCAGTCATGGCAGGGGCACCGGCGGATTACAATATCGCGGAAATCTGGGCACCGACGATCCATGATGATCCGACTGAAATCTGCACGCAGGCCAACAGTCCGGCGGTGAAGGAAATCTTTGAACGCAACAAGCACCGCCTGAAATGGATGCTGACACCGGAATTTGACAACTATGCCGAACACTGCGGGGCTCAGATCATCGAAATGTTCCAGCCGGATTTGATGTTCATTCATTTTTCCTACGTGGATCATCAGCGCCATCAAAACGGCGTAAAGGCTGAAAAAGTCAACAAAGCACTGCGGTTTGTCGATACGAAAATCGGAACGCTGATCACAGCCCTGAAGAGTCAGAACTTACTGGACAAGACCAATATCGTCATTCTCGGTGATCACGGGCAGATCAATGTTTCACATTTGTTTAATCTGAACAAGCTGTTTTATGATCGGGGACTGATCGACGTCGATGATCAGGGGAAAATCACAGGCTGGCGGCTTTACGCCCAATCGTGTGCTTTCTCCGCCCACATTCATGTCGGTCCGGGAATGGATTTACAAACCGCAGCTTCCATTCTGGCGGAAATTCAGCAGCAGTATCCGCAGGAAATTGAAAAGATCTGGACAGCCGAGGAAGCCTTGGCTCAGTGGCATATGCAGGGGAATTTCCAGTTTGTCATCGAAGCCGCAACTACCGTTTCCTTCGGTAAAAATCTGAAGGGGGAACTCATTGAATCCGTCGATAACTCCGACTATAAATTTTCCGTGGCCACCCATGGACATCTGCCGACCAAAGGTGATAAACCGCCGTTTATCTTAAGCGGTCCGGATATCAAAATGGGCACGCAGATCAGCGGCGCCAAGCTTGTTGATGAAGCGCCGACGATAATGAAGATCTATGGGATTACCATGGAGAATATTGACGGATGTCCGCTGGATGTCGTGCGTTAG